In a genomic window of Chryseobacterium sp. G0162:
- a CDS encoding N-acetylmuramoyl-L-alanine amidase has product MRKTLYIIGLSTLVFSCTSQKNVKKNTYQPKTPVAQPKTAVKTPTPEAPKPKVVSDHGVDFFTTNIADPAKNDNTASYGSIVSAKPAGYKVVKTYFPAMAQNFRQRYLIMHYTVLPDDKSITVLTQPGVSAHYLVNNTGDNEIYQLVDENKRAYHAGVSSWRADKNLNDTSIGIEIVNPGFTTDATGKRIFVPFSDAQVRKVAALAKDIVTRYQIPATNVIGHADIAPTRKQDPGPMFPWKKLYDEYQIGMWYDEAAKQNYFELAQTELPAKYSDTVFIFTIQTALQKFGYGIELSGKWDDATKKTIEAFQYHFRPQNYDGIMDAETWAILQALNVKYSVK; this is encoded by the coding sequence ATGCGTAAAACATTATATATCATCGGATTAAGCACTTTAGTTTTTTCATGTACTTCTCAGAAAAATGTGAAAAAAAATACCTACCAACCGAAAACCCCCGTGGCACAGCCAAAAACAGCAGTAAAGACCCCAACTCCTGAAGCTCCAAAACCAAAAGTTGTAAGTGATCATGGAGTAGACTTTTTTACTACTAATATAGCAGACCCAGCAAAAAATGATAATACGGCAAGTTATGGTTCTATTGTCTCGGCAAAACCTGCAGGATATAAAGTCGTAAAAACTTATTTCCCTGCCATGGCACAGAACTTCAGACAACGTTATCTGATCATGCATTATACAGTGCTTCCTGATGACAAGTCTATTACCGTTCTTACCCAGCCGGGAGTAAGTGCCCATTACCTGGTAAACAATACAGGAGATAATGAAATCTACCAATTGGTAGATGAGAATAAGCGTGCCTATCATGCAGGAGTAAGCTCATGGAGAGCTGATAAGAATCTTAATGATACTTCTATAGGAATAGAAATTGTGAATCCTGGCTTTACTACGGATGCTACAGGGAAAAGGATTTTTGTTCCTTTCAGTGATGCACAGGTAAGAAAAGTGGCAGCATTGGCAAAAGATATTGTAACAAGATATCAGATTCCGGCAACCAATGTTATTGGTCATGCAGATATTGCTCCTACAAGAAAACAAGATCCGGGACCCATGTTCCCATGGAAAAAATTATATGACGAATACCAGATAGGAATGTGGTATGATGAGGCAGCAAAACAAAACTACTTCGAGCTTGCGCAAACAGAACTTCCGGCAAAGTATAGTGATACGGTCTTTATTTTCACTATACAGACTGCATTACAAAAATTCGGATATGGAATAGAATTGAGCGGAAAATGGGATGATGCTACTAAGAAGACTATTGAAGCATTTCAGTATCATTTCCGCCCACAAAATTATGACGGAATTATGGATGCCGAAACATGGGCAATATTACAAGCTTTAAATGTAAAATATTCAGTAAAATAA
- a CDS encoding thermonuclease family protein, which yields MSILFPAILFSQTSGKVIKISDGDTITVLLKGNTQKKLRLAEVDCPENGQAFGKNAKQFTSEQVFGKTITFKETSTDRYGRSIAKIYYDNDKYLSKEVIKAGMGWWYFSYSKDDSLGKLQEKAQQKKIGLWQDVHAVAPWEYRKMRREQSKNKKMEASKIQLKTKKDA from the coding sequence ATGAGCATACTTTTCCCGGCCATCCTGTTTTCACAAACAAGCGGAAAAGTAATCAAAATCTCAGATGGAGATACAATTACAGTACTTTTAAAAGGCAATACCCAAAAGAAACTTAGATTGGCGGAAGTAGATTGTCCGGAAAATGGACAGGCTTTCGGAAAAAATGCCAAACAATTCACCTCTGAGCAGGTGTTTGGAAAAACGATTACGTTTAAAGAGACCAGTACGGACCGTTATGGACGTTCCATTGCCAAAATTTATTATGATAATGATAAATACCTTTCCAAAGAAGTGATAAAGGCTGGAATGGGATGGTGGTACTTTTCTTATTCTAAAGATGATTCTCTAGGAAAGCTACAGGAAAAGGCTCAACAGAAGAAAATTGGTCTTTGGCAGGATGTTCATGCTGTTGCTCCCTGGGAATACAGAAAAATGAGACGGGAACAATCGAAAAATAAGAAAATGGAAGCATCTAAAATTCAATTGAAAACGAAAAAAGATGCTTGA
- a CDS encoding 5'-nucleotidase, lipoprotein e(P4) family codes for MKNFKFIIASCFFALTLSCKTASPVSQASVQNVPYQNLGRDGKIYAAFYQQRAAEYEALCLQAYNIAKLRLDEALAQKPDKPLAIVSDIDETFLDNSYYAVERSKMGKDYDQKTWEEWTAKGIATPLTGSQEFYQYAASKGVQVFYVTNRVEQERAGTLKNLKKYNYPIQSEAHLILRSKESSKEARRLDIAKNYNIVLLLGDNLADFSNLFDKKSETERSAAVKNSANEFGKKFIIIPNVGYGDWESSFYQYKYDYAPQQKDSMMYNAVKAAP; via the coding sequence ATGAAAAATTTCAAGTTCATTATCGCAAGCTGTTTCTTTGCTTTGACTTTGTCGTGTAAAACAGCATCTCCAGTTTCACAGGCTTCTGTGCAGAATGTACCTTATCAAAATCTTGGACGTGACGGTAAAATATATGCTGCTTTTTATCAGCAAAGGGCTGCAGAATATGAAGCACTATGTCTTCAAGCCTACAATATCGCAAAACTTCGTCTGGATGAAGCCTTAGCACAAAAACCGGATAAGCCATTAGCTATTGTTTCAGATATTGACGAAACCTTTTTAGATAATTCCTATTATGCTGTTGAGCGTTCAAAAATGGGAAAAGATTACGATCAAAAAACATGGGAGGAATGGACTGCCAAAGGCATCGCAACACCCCTTACCGGTTCCCAGGAGTTTTATCAGTATGCCGCCAGTAAAGGAGTGCAGGTATTCTATGTTACCAATCGCGTGGAACAGGAACGTGCAGGAACTTTGAAAAACCTGAAAAAATACAATTACCCTATTCAAAGTGAAGCTCATCTTATTCTTCGATCTAAAGAAAGCAGTAAGGAAGCCAGACGTTTGGATATTGCCAAAAATTACAATATTGTACTCCTGCTGGGTGATAATCTCGCCGATTTCTCTAACCTATTTGATAAAAAATCAGAAACGGAACGCTCAGCTGCGGTGAAAAATTCAGCAAATGAGTTTGGCAAAAAATTCATTATTATTCCTAATGTCGGATATGGAGATTGGGAATCTTCTTTTTATCAATACAAGTATGATTACGCCCCTCAGCAAAAAGATTCAATGATGTATAACGCTGTAAAGGCAGCTCCTTAA
- a CDS encoding serine hydrolase domain-containing protein — protein sequence MKTSFTFFAVLLFISSFSFGQDFTQKIDSIVKDNYQKNPEVGISVGFINNNKEYYTAYGKLSKESNVDINKNSLFEIASITKILTSNLIAQAVLDHKLKLDDYMDRYLPKGYALNQNIKNKIKISDLASHQSGLPDIDFAKLIEQNPQQPVSTITEQSLTSMINSCTELIDYGKYRYSTIGYTLLGQILEKVYGKTYDEIIHEKIINPLKMNRTFTKEFNVKNKTTGYNPSGGAQEFFNWNVTASAGLIKSDASDMVTYLKAILTKGNPISEAGLITEKIYYKDEKREMGLGLNMSTDEQNTIYLKSGDSMGQSSIICYNRAKKWGIIILLTQRNSKMRQNLLNEIYEKVLK from the coding sequence ATGAAAACTTCATTCACATTTTTCGCAGTACTATTATTCATCAGCAGCTTTTCTTTTGGACAAGATTTCACCCAAAAAATTGATTCCATCGTAAAAGACAATTATCAAAAAAATCCGGAGGTAGGAATCAGTGTTGGCTTTATCAATAATAATAAAGAATATTATACAGCTTATGGAAAACTGAGTAAAGAAAGTAATGTAGATATTAACAAAAATTCACTATTTGAAATTGCTTCTATTACTAAAATACTGACTTCAAACTTAATTGCACAAGCTGTTCTGGATCATAAACTAAAACTGGATGATTATATGGATCGTTATCTTCCAAAAGGATATGCTTTAAATCAAAATATCAAGAATAAGATCAAAATTTCAGACTTAGCTTCTCATCAGTCCGGACTACCTGATATAGATTTTGCCAAATTAATAGAACAAAATCCGCAGCAGCCTGTAAGTACCATTACTGAACAATCATTAACCTCTATGATTAATAGCTGTACAGAGCTTATTGACTATGGAAAATACCGTTATTCTACCATTGGGTATACTTTACTTGGGCAAATATTAGAAAAAGTATATGGAAAGACTTACGATGAGATCATTCATGAAAAAATAATAAATCCTTTAAAAATGAACCGTACATTCACAAAAGAATTTAATGTAAAAAACAAAACAACAGGTTATAATCCTAGTGGAGGTGCTCAGGAGTTTTTTAATTGGAATGTTACAGCATCAGCGGGATTGATAAAATCAGATGCTTCTGATATGGTAACCTATTTAAAAGCAATTCTGACTAAAGGAAATCCAATATCTGAAGCGGGCTTAATCACAGAAAAAATTTATTACAAAGATGAAAAGAGAGAAATGGGACTAGGACTTAACATGAGTACTGATGAACAGAATACAATCTATCTGAAGTCTGGAGATTCTATGGGGCAATCATCCATCATTTGCTACAACAGAGCCAAAAAATGGGGAATTATCATTCTCTTAACCCAAAGAAATTCAAAAATGAGACAGAATCTGCTGAACGAAATCTATGAGAAAGTTCTAAAATAA
- a CDS encoding MgtC/SapB family protein — protein MNILDDVLPILFSVIVGGIIGIEREYQLKSAGLRTMILVTLGSCIFTMLSMNLGETGSPDRIAANIITGIGFVGAGVIFKEDNRVSGLTTAVTIWICAALGMTIGAGYYQEATIGSLVVFLLLIMFKYIQNVIDRISTRYTYQITLSYEDGIMEKYENLFKEHGLKSIRGKQVRSGEKYTAIWRVQGASRNHDVCTKMLLNDPTIDEFKF, from the coding sequence ATGAATATACTGGATGATGTACTTCCCATTCTTTTCTCTGTAATTGTAGGAGGTATAATCGGGATTGAAAGAGAATATCAATTGAAGTCGGCAGGGCTTCGTACCATGATATTGGTAACCTTGGGGTCCTGTATCTTTACAATGCTTTCTATGAACCTTGGAGAGACGGGGAGTCCGGATCGTATTGCTGCCAATATTATCACCGGAATAGGTTTTGTGGGAGCAGGAGTGATTTTTAAGGAAGATAACCGAGTTTCGGGGCTTACAACGGCTGTTACCATATGGATATGTGCGGCTCTGGGAATGACAATAGGAGCAGGATATTATCAGGAAGCAACAATTGGTTCGCTGGTTGTATTTTTATTGCTAATCATGTTCAAATATATTCAGAATGTAATTGATAGGATCAGTACCCGGTATACTTATCAGATTACACTTTCCTATGAAGATGGCATAATGGAGAAATATGAAAATCTCTTTAAAGAACATGGCTTAAAATCAATCAGAGGAAAGCAGGTGAGGAGTGGAGAAAAATATACAGCGATCTGGCGGGTACAGGGAGCTTCAAGGAACCATGACGTTTGCACGAAAATGTTACTGAATGATCCAACGATAGATGAATTTAAATTTTAA
- a CDS encoding SH3 domain-containing protein encodes MKTLWTALFLLMIQLFVAQENEVYADGVFNFTENKNQKIFTDWTRVRKEPGVNAQMLDSLQSNQQVMILKKEEGVPVLQLGERRANWYKISYQKGDVTSEGYVWGGNLCVGYRNKNGYDFLFGLSKTVDRKIKDLNEPNKQNIAGIKVMEGNTLIDEVYFDTGKGEELSTASFSIESNHKLQEVEFTLKAMVSGEACGIGTYDQYVLYKDKKLIALPQLMNIGDAGAYYHSEEYVFPNDKGGIPNAFILKVEDMETDDKDREKKKRSSKTYLWNGSSYKLK; translated from the coding sequence ATGAAAACTTTATGGACTGCTTTATTTTTACTGATGATACAACTTTTTGTAGCTCAGGAAAATGAAGTATATGCAGATGGTGTTTTTAATTTTACTGAAAACAAGAATCAGAAGATCTTTACAGATTGGACAAGAGTCAGAAAAGAACCAGGTGTTAATGCTCAGATGTTGGATTCATTGCAGAGCAATCAGCAGGTTATGATCCTTAAAAAAGAAGAAGGGGTACCGGTTTTACAACTCGGAGAAAGAAGAGCTAATTGGTATAAGATTTCTTACCAAAAAGGAGATGTTACTTCTGAAGGATATGTTTGGGGAGGTAATTTATGCGTAGGGTACCGTAATAAAAACGGCTATGACTTCCTTTTTGGTCTTTCCAAGACTGTAGATAGGAAAATTAAGGACTTGAATGAACCCAATAAGCAGAATATTGCAGGAATAAAAGTAATGGAAGGCAATACGCTGATTGATGAGGTGTATTTTGATACGGGAAAAGGGGAAGAGTTGAGTACAGCTTCTTTTAGTATTGAAAGCAATCATAAGTTGCAGGAGGTAGAATTTACATTAAAGGCAATGGTGTCAGGAGAAGCATGTGGCATTGGAACTTATGACCAATACGTTCTTTATAAAGATAAGAAACTTATTGCCCTTCCACAGTTGATGAATATAGGAGATGCCGGAGCTTACTATCATAGTGAAGAATATGTTTTTCCTAATGATAAAGGAGGAATACCTAATGCATTTATCCTGAAAGTAGAAGATATGGAAACCGATGATAAAGACCGGGAGAAGAAAAAACGTTCTTCTAAAACTTATCTTTGGAACGGAAGTTCTTATAAGCTTAAATAG
- the prmA gene encoding 50S ribosomal protein L11 methyltransferase gives MQNYLEFNFKISPLQPWNEILMAELIEIGFDSFTEEIHGILGYIQTDLFNEDQLKALPIFENENVKIEYSFEEMPNINWNEEWEKNFSPINIDDKVLIRAEFHESVPGMHEIIIQPKMSFGTGHHPTTHLMIQQMMDIDFNGKKVLDMGCGTSVLAIYAKQQGAGDTKAIDIDEWSVENSKENATRNSVELEIEQGAADNLGNENFDIILANINRNILISDIPTYVSVLNEGGKLLLSGLCFFDVDDILEVCKESGLTLKKQLQREEWVSLLLEK, from the coding sequence ATGCAAAATTATTTAGAATTCAATTTCAAGATTTCTCCATTGCAACCTTGGAACGAGATATTAATGGCAGAGCTTATTGAAATAGGTTTTGACAGCTTTACAGAAGAAATTCACGGAATTTTAGGATATATCCAGACCGATTTATTTAATGAAGATCAGCTTAAAGCACTTCCGATCTTTGAAAATGAAAATGTAAAAATCGAGTACTCTTTTGAAGAAATGCCGAATATCAACTGGAATGAAGAGTGGGAAAAGAACTTTTCACCCATCAATATTGATGATAAAGTACTCATCAGAGCAGAATTCCATGAGTCTGTACCGGGAATGCACGAGATCATTATTCAGCCTAAAATGTCATTCGGAACAGGGCATCATCCTACTACCCACCTGATGATCCAGCAAATGATGGATATTGATTTCAATGGAAAGAAAGTATTGGATATGGGATGTGGAACTTCCGTATTGGCTATTTACGCTAAACAACAAGGAGCCGGAGATACAAAAGCCATCGATATTGATGAATGGTCTGTAGAAAATTCAAAAGAAAATGCAACAAGAAATAGCGTTGAATTGGAAATTGAGCAGGGAGCAGCAGATAATCTAGGAAACGAAAATTTCGACATCATTTTAGCCAACATCAACAGAAATATTCTGATCTCAGATATTCCAACGTATGTGTCTGTGTTGAATGAAGGTGGAAAATTATTGCTTTCAGGACTTTGTTTCTTTGATGTAGATGATATTCTTGAAGTGTGCAAAGAAAGTGGTCTTACCTTAAAAAAACAGCTACAGAGAGAAGAATGGGTAAGCTTACTGCTTGAAAAATAA
- a CDS encoding 3-ketoacyl-ACP reductase, with translation MNINGKNAIVTGGGRGLGKAVALALANEGVNVAITGRNEENLKNTVDEIQKLGVNSAYAIFSIDDEAAVKAGIETLAEKLGGVDILVNNAGIGDFGTIEEMPSETWEQVIKTNLFGVYYAAKAVHPFMKAKGEGDIVNVASTAGLKGGPNMSAYAASKAAVVSLSQSMMAEWRKQNIRVITLTPSTIASDMSIQGGLTDGNPDKVLQPEDFAEWVRDILKMNRRALIANGSIFSTNP, from the coding sequence ATGAATATAAATGGAAAAAATGCCATCGTAACAGGTGGTGGAAGAGGACTAGGAAAAGCTGTAGCACTGGCTTTGGCGAATGAAGGAGTGAACGTTGCCATTACAGGAAGAAATGAAGAAAATCTTAAAAATACAGTTGACGAAATCCAAAAACTAGGAGTAAACTCTGCATATGCAATATTCTCTATTGATGATGAAGCAGCGGTAAAAGCAGGAATTGAAACTTTAGCTGAAAAACTAGGCGGAGTAGATATCCTTGTGAACAATGCGGGAATCGGAGATTTCGGAACTATTGAAGAGATGCCGTCTGAAACTTGGGAGCAGGTGATTAAAACTAATTTATTTGGAGTGTACTATGCTGCTAAAGCAGTTCATCCATTTATGAAAGCTAAAGGAGAAGGAGATATCGTGAATGTTGCTTCTACTGCAGGATTAAAAGGAGGTCCAAATATGTCTGCCTATGCCGCTTCAAAAGCAGCTGTCGTTTCTTTATCTCAATCAATGATGGCAGAATGGAGAAAACAAAACATCCGTGTAATCACATTGACGCCAAGTACGATTGCTTCTGACATGAGTATCCAGGGCGGACTTACAGACGGAAATCCAGACAAAGTATTACAGCCTGAAGACTTCGCAGAATGGGTAAGAGATATCCTGAAAATGAACAGAAGAGCGCTAATTGCTAATGGTTCTATTTTCTCTACCAATCCATAA
- a CDS encoding calcineurin-like phosphoesterase C-terminal domain-containing protein, with protein sequence MPCMLVSAMAFSQSSVSGYVYEDSNKNQKKENREKGIEGVAVSNGIQVVLTDKNGRYSLPVQEDQTIFVIKPSGYQTALNSNNLPQFYYHHKPKGSPADFKYKGVAPTGELPKELNFPLYKQNENKNFDILVFGDPQPYTEKELDYFKRGIVNEVKNTKKNAVLGISLGDLVGDNLSLQKPYADVMKEVGLPWYNVMGNHDMNYDAKEDQFSDETFESNFGPANYSFNYGNVHFIILDDILYPDPRDGKGYWGGFREDQLQFIENDLKLVDKNKLIVVSFHIPLEHNNEDSFRNADRQKLFDFLNPFQNVLLLSAHTHIQQQIFYGKKAGWNGIKELHEYNVGTTCGDWYSGTADEAGLPTSTMRDGTAKGYSFISFTDNQYKVKYKTAGKPDDYQIKLYVPKVIPFPSKTSAKVLANFFMGSKKDKVEYRIDNGKWEEMEYDETIDPNFALSVFKWDTTEKILQGRRPSNPEMSKHIWEADFPKKLALGKHKVEVRAVDMYGNQFSASEEFEVQNAIQIP encoded by the coding sequence ATGCCATGCATGCTGGTATCAGCAATGGCTTTTTCCCAGTCTTCTGTTTCAGGATATGTATATGAAGACAGTAACAAGAACCAAAAGAAAGAAAACCGCGAAAAAGGAATTGAAGGGGTAGCAGTTTCCAATGGTATTCAGGTGGTATTAACCGATAAAAATGGACGTTACAGTCTGCCAGTTCAGGAAGATCAGACAATTTTTGTTATCAAACCATCAGGATATCAAACTGCTTTAAACAGCAATAATCTGCCACAGTTCTATTACCATCACAAACCCAAAGGTTCTCCGGCAGATTTTAAATATAAAGGTGTTGCTCCAACAGGTGAACTTCCTAAAGAATTGAATTTCCCACTTTACAAACAGAATGAAAACAAAAACTTTGATATTCTGGTTTTTGGAGATCCACAGCCTTATACAGAAAAAGAATTGGATTATTTTAAAAGAGGAATCGTAAACGAGGTGAAAAATACCAAAAAGAATGCGGTATTAGGAATCAGTTTAGGAGATTTGGTAGGAGATAACCTTAGCCTGCAGAAACCTTATGCTGATGTAATGAAGGAAGTAGGATTGCCTTGGTATAATGTAATGGGGAACCATGACATGAACTATGATGCTAAAGAAGATCAATTTTCAGATGAAACTTTTGAATCCAATTTTGGCCCTGCCAATTACTCATTCAACTACGGAAATGTACACTTCATTATTTTAGATGATATTCTGTATCCTGATCCAAGAGACGGAAAAGGATATTGGGGTGGCTTCCGTGAAGATCAGCTTCAGTTCATCGAAAACGATTTAAAATTGGTTGATAAAAACAAATTGATCGTAGTGTCTTTCCATATTCCGCTGGAGCATAATAACGAAGATAGTTTCAGAAATGCAGACCGTCAGAAATTATTCGATTTCCTGAATCCTTTCCAGAATGTATTGCTTTTGTCAGCTCATACTCATATTCAGCAACAAATTTTCTACGGAAAAAAAGCAGGTTGGAATGGGATCAAAGAACTGCATGAGTATAACGTAGGAACCACTTGCGGAGATTGGTATTCCGGAACGGCTGATGAAGCTGGGCTTCCTACTTCAACCATGAGAGACGGAACTGCAAAAGGCTATTCATTTATCAGTTTCACTGATAATCAATACAAAGTAAAATATAAGACTGCCGGAAAACCGGATGATTATCAGATCAAATTGTATGTTCCGAAAGTAATTCCGTTCCCGTCAAAAACTTCTGCAAAAGTGTTGGCTAACTTTTTCATGGGAAGCAAAAAAGACAAAGTGGAATACAGAATAGACAATGGCAAATGGGAAGAAATGGAATATGATGAAACTATAGATCCAAATTTTGCTCTTTCCGTTTTTAAATGGGATACTACAGAGAAAATTCTACAGGGAAGAAGACCTTCCAATCCTGAAATGTCAAAACATATCTGGGAAGCAGATTTTCCTAAAAAACTAGCCTTAGGAAAGCATAAAGTTGAGGTGAGAGCCGTAGACATGTATGGAAATCAATTCTCAGCTTCAGAAGAATTTGAAGTACAGAATGCCATCCAGATTCCTTAA
- a CDS encoding SusD/RagB family nutrient-binding outer membrane lipoprotein, which produces MKKLIYISSFLALMGSTVSCDRSLDEINKDTSRINVPVASALLVPIQYNMSAVGYNRANDLTFDLMQVSLDFPNEGNSLSRYYLTEKTGNGFWDNSYRWLKQVDDLKKAAISEGDKNYQAISMVLNAWIYSNLTDTYGDIPFSEASQLDDKIMYPKFDRQKDIYIKLLDDLKTANSLFVANKALTGGDLFFKADTDAANGILGWKKFCNSLSLRLLIRILSKDGEVNVKARIQEIISNPTTYPIFQSNADGVKVDITGIFPLMTPIARPQDFTTGRAASEFFVETLKANNDPRMAMFFSQAKDPNNNNIGYLGAPSGYKFGTVFNYQPSNLNQNLAKAPLKILVYPYAELQFTLSELAFKGVIQGSAKTYYENGVKAAIEQWGAVVPANYFDNPVVAFGTGDMKKIMLQKYVALFFVDQQQWFEKRRTGFPELPNNGGLLNGGNLPQRLMYPTNTRVLNKDNYQAAVQQMGGDDINVKVWWSK; this is translated from the coding sequence ATGAAAAAGTTAATCTATATATCTTCATTTCTTGCTCTTATGGGCAGTACTGTTTCGTGTGACAGAAGTCTTGATGAGATCAATAAAGATACAAGTAGAATTAATGTACCGGTTGCCAGTGCCTTGCTGGTTCCTATTCAGTACAATATGTCTGCAGTAGGGTACAATAGAGCTAATGATCTAACCTTTGATCTTATGCAGGTTTCTTTAGATTTTCCCAATGAAGGAAATTCATTGAGCCGTTACTATTTAACAGAAAAAACTGGAAACGGTTTTTGGGACAATTCTTACCGATGGCTTAAACAGGTGGATGATCTTAAGAAGGCAGCCATTTCTGAAGGTGATAAAAACTACCAGGCTATTTCGATGGTACTGAATGCCTGGATTTACTCTAATCTTACGGATACCTATGGAGATATTCCCTTTTCTGAAGCTTCACAGCTGGATGACAAAATCATGTATCCGAAATTTGACAGACAAAAGGATATTTATATCAAGTTATTGGATGATTTAAAAACAGCAAACTCTCTTTTTGTTGCTAATAAAGCACTTACCGGGGGAGATTTGTTCTTTAAAGCAGATACAGATGCTGCCAACGGAATTCTAGGCTGGAAAAAATTCTGTAATTCTCTTTCTTTGAGATTGTTGATCAGAATCTTGAGTAAGGATGGAGAAGTGAACGTGAAGGCAAGAATTCAGGAGATTATTAGCAATCCAACAACATATCCTATTTTTCAAAGTAATGCAGATGGGGTAAAAGTAGATATAACAGGGATTTTTCCTTTAATGACGCCTATTGCAAGACCTCAGGATTTTACTACAGGTAGAGCTGCTTCAGAATTTTTTGTAGAAACGCTGAAAGCTAATAATGATCCTCGTATGGCTATGTTCTTTTCGCAGGCAAAAGATCCAAACAATAATAATATAGGATATTTAGGAGCACCATCAGGATATAAATTTGGAACTGTATTTAATTACCAGCCATCCAATCTTAATCAAAACCTGGCAAAAGCACCATTGAAAATTTTAGTGTATCCTTATGCAGAACTTCAGTTTACATTATCTGAATTAGCATTCAAAGGAGTGATACAAGGAAGTGCAAAAACCTATTATGAAAACGGAGTAAAAGCTGCTATTGAACAATGGGGAGCTGTAGTTCCGGCCAATTACTTTGATAATCCGGTGGTAGCATTTGGAACCGGAGATATGAAGAAAATTATGCTTCAGAAATATGTCGCTTTATTCTTTGTAGATCAGCAGCAATGGTTTGAAAAAAGGAGAACAGGATTCCCGGAACTTCCTAACAACGGAGGTCTTTTAAATGGTGGAAATCTTCCCCAGCGATTAATGTACCCAACGAATACCAGAGTACTGAATAAAGATAACTACCAGGCTGCAGTTCAGCAGATGGGAGGCGATGATATCAATGTAAAAGTTTGGTGGAGTAAATAA